The region GGTAGTCTACGCGAAAGATCACACAAAGCCCCTTACCACCGACCGAGCGAAAGACCGCATAAACGTACGGGTCTGACTTCAGCAGATTAAACACCCGCTGGATTTCGCTTTCTTCCAGGTGGTCCAGGTCGACCGACATTAGACCGCTTGGAACGTCTGATTTACCGGCATTTCGTATGATGAACGTACCCCAAATGGTAACGCCAGGTATGTTCGCTTTGCGTTTGTCGTATTCGGCTTTATTGTCGACTACAGCCCGTACATATTCGACAGGCTTGCGCCAGACGCCATTTTTGACGCCCTCTAAAAATTCCCGTATGTCAATATCTGGTAGCCGTTTCGGGTCTGGCTGGCCATCTTTTAAAAGTCCGTTATCAAACTTATTTCTGAATACGGAAACTAGCTTTTGGTCGGTGTTCATACTCATGCAGCCTTCCGCCCTTTATTCGATCTACGCAATGATTTGGTTTGATCATACATGAAAGCTTGCTCTTGAACAGTGCTTGTCCTATTCATTTTAAGCCATTCAATCAACTCAAGACGAGAAAAATATAGCCTGGAACCTGTAGGCTTGGAAAACGGAATTTTACGGGCCGAAACAAGACTATAAATAGTCTGTGTAGTTAGGTCAAGAAATTTGGCCGCTTGCTGAATGGTAAGTACCTCATCAGTTGAGGTTGTGGCGTTTCTGTTTTGCAGAAAGTTTAAAATCTGCTCATTTTGCGATTCTATTCGGTTCATCCGTCGAACCAAAATAGCAAATGGATTTTCAGTAATTAGCTCTTGCTCGAAAGACATATATCCTATCTTTTAAAATGATAGGACAAAATTGGTTAGTAGCCTATTTGCTTTATTTGCAGCAAATTAATAGCAAGAAAGTAGCAAATTATCCGTATTCCCGCTTTGTAGATGTGCCTTAATACTATGAATATGCCTTTTAATATTTATTTCTTCATTTGAACTAGCTCTACTCAATTCATTGATGAGTTGTTGCAATCTCTGTCTAGTTCCTACTTCGCCAAATGTTATTTTTAAATCTTCATAAAGTTGCGTTTGGTTCGCCATTGTAGTTACGCCAATAAGACCTAATGTATTTAAAGCATATAGCATGTACCCGAACTGCTTCGGCTTTTTACCTGTATATTCTTTAATAAGATAAGGCATTAATATACCTCGATATTTTTCATTTACATATACATCAAATCCAATTGCAGAGGAATTTCCCTTCACATCTATGCTGTTATAAGGCACATTTTTTGAATTTAGCTTTCGGCATTCTACACTGGTATACTCTAATGAGTTAGATTTTTTGTTATGCTTAAATTCTCTTACTATAGTTTTTACATCCTCTACATACTGCCATGATATATGGGTCATTTTTCGCCAATGGTGAGGGAAAAGAGTATCTGTTGGGTATCCTTGATCTTTTCGTAATTCGGCCAGTGTAGGAATACCTTCTAAATCGGGAATTCTTCCTTCTGTTTTTTCTTGTATTATGTACGCATTCCAGCCTTTCATCTCCTCTCTTAAAGGCTTATCTAACTCTCGTTTTATCTGTTCAAAACGGACGATGAAGGCGTCAAATATCCTAATTCCATTTACCTGAACGTGCGTATTATAGACAAACTCTAAACGTTCATCTAATCTAATCTCAAATAATAGGCTATCGGCAATTTCAAACAAGTCAGCATCATTGAGCCACTGATCTACATACTTATCTAACTTATCCATAAAACATATTAATTCATGTCAGTAATTTCGATAGACAGCCGATTTACAGCGGCCCGCTTTTGCGTGTCAACGATCTTAGCGTAAATCTGAGTAGTGGTTATGTTGCGGTGCCCTAATAGCTTACTTATTGTGTAGAGGTCGGTCCCTTCCATTAGTTGCAGCGTTGCGAATGTGTGTCGAAAGGCATGAAAAGTAATGCGCCGTTTGATACCGGACCTATGAGCCCACTCGCTTAGTTTCTGATTCTGCCAACTTGAATAAAGTAACTCGGGAAATACTACGCCCTCGGATCGTTCAGCTAATAGGATACGGGCTGTTTCGTTGAGGGGCAAAGTTTCTACACCTTCCGTTTTTTGCTGCATAAATCGAATGTAGGAGCCGTTCACATCTTCGTACACCTCAGACCAGGTTAGTTTAGCTACATCGCTGTAACGTAAACCAGTGAGGGCAGAAAACAGGGCAGCACGTTTTAGGTAAGGCAAATCACATTCTGTCTTAGCCAGGCTTTGCAGTTCGGCCAAAGTCAGAAATTCCCGTTGGGTTTCTTTTCGGGTTAACCCCTTTACAGTATCGTTCGGATTTATAGTAAATAACTTATCATCAACGGCTCGATTAAGAGCTGTACCAAAAATGACAAAGTATCCTTTAGCTGAGTTGTGGGCAATGGCTTTCTTTGCTGACTTAGTAACGTTTAGAGGTTTTGCCGTTGTCAGGTAATCACGGAATGATTTACAGAAATCGGCAGTAACCTCATCAACGGTCAACTTTCCAGTTGTGAAATTGTACAAATGCAGATAAGCACTATTCCAGTTGTTTCTGCTCCCTTTGTCCCTTGCTTTTTCTATATCTGCCTGTTTCTTAAAATAGGCCAGAAAGTCAACGGCTACTACTTTCTTTTTCAGGAATCCGTAATTACCTGCCTGTACTTCCAATTGTCGTGTAGCGCAAATATTCTGAGCGAGTAGCTTGGTTGCCTTATTGTGCTGCCTGTCCAGTTCAGTACGTGGTTTATCGAAAAGGTACAGCCCTAAAAATTCACGCCGTGTGTCTTTTCCGGTTTCAGGGTGAGATATAGCCGGATAGAAGTCTAAGTATAGGCTGATCTTACCGTCATTAATTGGCTTTTCGCGTAGTGTAACCTTCATAGATTTGTACCTCGACCTTTATTAGTTTGCCCGTAAGGTACTATAAAGGTACAAGATAAGCCCAAAAGAACCTATAACAGACACATAGTAGATACCCTTAAATAAAACAAAAAAGCCCTTTTCAGGGCTAATTTGGGTGTTTACTATCGGTCGATTCAGTAAGCGTTTTCGCGCTTCAATTTCTCTTTAAACACCTTCTTAAACTTATCGACCTTGGGGGCGATGACGAAGGCGCAATAACCCTGATTGGGGTTGTTGGCAAAGTAGCTCTGGTGGTACGCTTCGGCTTCGTAGAAGGTTTCGGCGGGGCTGATCTCCGTAACGATTGGGCGGTCGTAGGCACCGGACTTGTCCAGTTCGACTTTTGCCGTTTCGGCCAGTTCTTTCTGCTCGTCGTTGTGGTAGAAGATCACCGACCGGTACTGCGTACCCACGTCTTCGCCCTGGCGGTTCAGCGACGTTGGGTCATGGCTGCGGAAAAACGCTTCCAGTAACTCCTGATAGGTAATTTTGGCCGGATCGTAGGTTACCTCAACACACTCGGCATGGCCGGTGGTGCCTGTACATACTTCCTTATACGTTGGGTTGGCCTTATGGCCCCCTTCATAACCGGAAACCGCGCCAATGACGCCGTCGAGTGATTCATACAAGGCCTCTGTGCACCAGAAACAGCCCGTTCCAAACGTTGCTTTGGCCAGGTTGGCAGATTGATCGGTAGTCATAGGTGTTTGTTTTGTTGGCTTCGCTGACAAACGGCCCGGTCCACGACCTAAAGCCGTGGAAAGCGCAGTTAGCAGAGAGGCCGTTAGTTTGCGAAGGGTAATCGCAACCATTCGTTAGGTTTGTGGTTGTAAAGTCAAACGAATAACATAACTGACCTGCGTAAAGTTTGCGCCCCCGTGCCTGTGAAAGATTTCGACACCGACCGTTTCCGTTACGATGGAGATAAGCCCTTTAAAATCAAAAAAGCACCTACGAAAGTAGATGACCTGTACGAAGACGACGACCATTACGAAGCCCTGCTCCGGCAGCAGTCGGCCGAGATCGACAAATGGCAGGAGCGGATGTTTGCGCACAATCGGTATGGGTTAGTGGCTGTATTTCAGGCGCTGGATGCCGCCGGAAAAGATGGTACCATTAAGCACGTGTTTACCGGGACCAATCCGGCCGGGGTGCAGGTGTATTCGTTCAAACGCCCCACCGATCAGGAACTCGACCACGACTTTTTATGGCGGAGCTGGCGTGAACTGCCCGAGCGAGGTCGAATCGGTATTTTTAACCGGTCGTACTATGAAGAAGTGCTGGTCACGAAAGTCCACCCGGAGATACTGACGGAGAGCCAGCGACTGCCTGAGAAAGTAACGGAAGATCTGGATAAGCTTTTCAAACACCGGTACGAAGCCATTCGGGACATGGAAACCTTCCTGTACCGCAACGGCTTCCCAACGGTCAAATTTTACCTGCATGTGTCCAAAGAGGAACAGGCCGACCGGCTCATTGCCCGCATCGAAGACGCGGAAAAGAACTGGAAATTTGAGGAAGGCGACGTAAAGGAGCGTGAGTTCTGGGATGCCTATCAGGATGCTTACGAAACCTGCATTACCGAAACCGCCACCGATAAATCCCCCTGGTACGTGATTCCGGCCGATGACAAGAAAAACATGCGTCTGCTGGTTGGCCGGATCATCATCGACGAGCTTAAAAAGCTGCCCATCCAAAACCCGGAACCGGACAAAAAGCGCTTCGAAGAACTTCAGAAGCTTATTCCCATTATAAAAGCTCAATAGTACGGCCCACCAGCCGTACGTTACTCACCGCGACTTTCCAGCCGCGTTACGTTATGAAAAAAATCGACAAAAAGGCGTTTCGGTACCACGAAAAGCAACCCTTTTCCATTGCCGATACGCCTACGATCATAGATCCGTTTTACACTGACGAAGCGGACCAAAGCCGCCAGCTGGACGAACTGGCCGAACGGATGGACCAGGCCCAGAACCGGATGCATGCCGACGAGCATTACGGGCTGCTGGTTGTGTTTCAGGCCATGGATGCCGCCGGAAAGGATAGTACCATCCGGCGCATCTTTAAGGGTGTTAATCCGTCGCGATTTCAGATTGCCCCGTTCAAAAAGCCCGATGAGTCGGACCTGAAGCACGATTTCCTGTGGCATTTCTGGCAGGAGTTGCCGGAGCGCGGGAACATCGGCGTATTCAACCGCTCGTATTACGAGGAAGTACTGGCACTGCGTGTCCATCCGGAACGGCTGCAGGAGCAATCCATCCCTAAAAATCTGGTTCCTGCCAATAAGAAAACGCTTTGGGAACAACGCTTCGGAGATATTGTTCACTTTGAAGATTACCTCTTCCGAAACGGGTTTCCTATCGTGAAGTTTTACCTGCATGTGGCCAAAGAGGAACAGGGTAAACGGCTCGTTGCCCGACTGGAAGACCCCGAAAAACAGTGGAAACTCAGCCCGAACGACCTGGAAGAACGGGAGTTCTGGCCCGAGTACATGAAAGCGTACGAAGATACCATCCGGGCTACGGCGACCGAGCAAAACCCCTGGTACGTAATTCCGAGCGACGACCGCGTCAATCAACAACTCATCATTGCCCATATCCTGACCGAAATTTTGGAATCTCTGCCTGTTCATTTTCCGCAAACCGACGAAAAAGAAGCGCAGAAATTGATCAAGCAGATCAAAAAGCAGGATGGGGTAAAGTAGTACCGTGCGCTGTATGATCGCTATCATCCATCACATGACTCCATTGCGTGCTGTCAGTTTCTCAAAACTGACATGTTAGGTTTCTTAAAACCTAACAAAAAGACGACCACCTTAACGAGGTTTTGAGAAACCTCGCTGGTCAGTTTTGAGAAACTGACCACACGGAATATGGTACACGACACATGGCATCATGTATTGGTTTTATCCTATACAAAGTACCGTTCAGCACAGCTTTTAGCTGTTTTATCTATTTTTTACCTATCGTTACTATACCCGTATGTACTTTTGCGTTAGTGTCCTGAACCACTATTGTGTGGATGGCCGCTTTGAAGAAACGCAATGAAACATATACTACCATTTTGGTTGTGCAGCCTGCTCATTTACTTTATGCCGTTACAGTCCGGCAGCGCACAGGCTTCACTAAATACAGCGGGCAACAGTACGCAGGCAAAAGGAGTGCGGGGTGCAGCGCTGACCATCAGCGGCTACATAAAAGATGCCGGTAATGGCGAAGGGCTCATTGGTGTTTCTGTTTATGTGAAAGAAACAGGCACTGGCGCCGTCACGAACAGCTATGGCTTTTATGCCGTTACGCTCCCGGCGGGCAGTTACAACCTCGTTATCAGCTACGTTGGCTATACCCGACAAACCCGCACGGTCGATCTTGTGGACCGGAACGTACGCCTTGACCTCGAACTGAGTCAGGAAGGCAAGCAGCTTCAGGAAGTGGTTGTCTCCACCAAGCGGGAGGACGACAATGTGAAAAACATTGAAATGAGCGTCAACCGGATTGACGTGAAAACCCTGCAACGGATTCCAGCCCTGCTGGGCGAAGTCGACGTGATCCGGAGCATTCAGTTGCTGCCGGGCGTATCGACGGTGGGCGAAGGCGCTACCGGTTTCAACGTTCGGGGCGGTAGTATCGACCAGAATCTGGTGCTGCTGGACGAAGCCCCGGTCTATAACTCCTCGCACCTGTTTGGCTTCTTCTCGGTCTTCAACCCCGACGCGGTCAAAGACGTGAAGCTCATCAAAGGCGGTATCCCGGCTAATTACGGTGGCCGAATTGCCTCTATTCTGGATGTGCGTCTGAAAGAAGGCAACGCTAAGAAACCTGAACTCAACGGGGGTATTGGACTTATTTTCAGCCGTTTGTCGTACGAGCGACCGCTTTTCAACGGCAAAGGCTCGTTTATCGTAGCCGCCCGGCGTTCTTACGCCGACGTGCTGGCCCAGCCATTCCTGACGGGCGACCTGAAAGGGGCCAAGTTTTATTTTTACGACCTGACGGCGAAGGGTAATTACCGCATCAACGATAAAAACACGGTGTTTCTGTCGGGCTATCTGGGCCGCGATGTATTCGGGTCGGATTTTGGGTTTAACTGGGGGAATACAACCCTGTCGGCCCGCTGGAACCACGTTTTCAGCGACCGGCTTTTCCTGAACACGACGGCCTATTACAGTAACTACGACTACTCGCTCAACTCGGACCTGAAAGGGAAACGACCCAACGATTTCTTCCGAACCGATTCCCGGATTGTCGACTACAGCCTGAAACCGGATTTTTCGCTGTTTTTGGGTAAAAACACCATCACCTTTGGCGGTCAGGTCATCGCGCATGATTTTCAGCCCGGCACCGCAACAGCCGCCAGTTCGGGCAGTGTCCGGACGTTTGGCATAGCCAGTAAACGAGCTATGGAAGCGGCTCTTTATGTGGGCAATGAGCAGCAGCTGACCCCGAAGCTTCAGTTGCAATACGGACTGCGCTATTCCCTATTTAATTATGTTGGCGAAGGCGAAGCCTATACCTTCCGCACCGATGTGCCGCTGGGCAGTCGCCGTGAGGTGATTACCACCGTAGGGTATCGGGGCGGAGAGGTGATCAAGACCTACGGCAACTGGGAACCCCGCTTTTCGACCAAGCTGGATTTGTCGGATAACAGCTCCCTGAAATTCAGTTATAACCGCATGGCGCAGTACATCCACCTGGTTTCCAATACAACAGCCTCGACGCCACTGGATATCTGGACACCATCGACCAATAATATCAAACCGCAGATTGCCGATCAGGTTGCCGGGGGATATTTTAAGAACTTTGGCCGCTCCAGCGGAACGGGCAGCGAATTCGAAGCCTCGGTAGAAGTATATTACAAATGGCTGCAGAACCAGATTGACTACATTGACGGGGCCAGCCTGATCCTGAATAAATACCTTGAAGGTGATTTGCTGAGCGGCAAAGGCCGCGCTTACGGTGCTGAGTTCTATGTAAAACGAAACACGGGCGTCGTAAACGGCTGGATTAGCTACACGCTGGCCAAAACCGAGCGGCAGGTGGACGGCATCAACAACAATAACTGGTACCCCACGCGCTTCGACAAGCGACACACGCTGACATCGGTACTGCTGTTCGACCCGCCCCATGCCAAGCGCTGGAACTTCTCGGCAACCTTTACGCTGGCCAGCGGAACGCCCGGCACGTTCCCCACCAATCGCTTTGAGTACCAGGGCTACGTAGTGCCGCAGAATACCGACAATGCCCGGAACAATTACCGGATTCCGGCGTACCACCGACTCGATCTGGCGGCTACCTTGCAGGGGCGTAAACGTCCGGGTAAGCGCAAAGACGATAACTGGGTATTCTCGATTTACAACGTCTATGCCCGCAAAAACGCCTTTTCAGTCTATTTCCAACCCAATGCAGATAGTCCCCGCGTAACGGAAGCCATTCGCTATTCAGTTTTTGCGACCCTGATTCCGTCCGTAACGTACAACTTTAAATTATAGTCGTACCGACCGAGAACGGTTGGACGAGATACAGATATAGCTAAACACCCGACCGGGACGGTCGGTACTACAGATGCAACGATATTTTGTTCTTTTTCTCTTTTTGGCTGGCGTTATTGCCCTTAACGGGTGTACGACGGTGATCGACGCCAAGCTGGACACCGGCCCGACACAACTTTCTGTCGATGGCACTCTTACGGACCTGCCCGGCCAGCAAACCATCCGGCTCACCCAAACGGCCGCTTATTTTGATAACAGCCAGCCAACACCCGCAACCAGTGCTACCGTCACGGTCTCGGACAATACCGGAAAGACGTACCCGTTTACCGACCCTGACAACGACGGTTATTATGTGTGGCAGCCTTCGGCTAAAGACACGCTCGGACGCGTTGGCCGGACGTACCAGCTTACTATCGCCTACCAGGGCGAAACGTACCAGGCCAGTACGAAGATGAACCGCGTACCGCCCATCGACTCCATCATTTTCGTCAAGCGGAAATTAAGCCCCTTCTCAAAGACAGAAGGGTACCGGGCCGAACTGTATGCGACCGATATAGCGGGAGCAACGGACTACTACCGGATTCGCTTCTCCCGGAATGGTGAATTACAGAATAAACCCGCCAACATTATTACCTCGCAGGATGGCGGCTTCCGGGGAGCCACCAACGTTACAGATGGGCTGGTATTCATTGCACCCATCCGCCGATCTGTTAACCCGGATAGCTTATACAACATGAATGACGTCGTAAAAGTGGAGTTGCAGTCGATTACCCTGGCAGGCTTCGATTTCTGGCAATCGCTACGAACGCAGATCACCAATGGAGGCCTGTTTGCCACGCCTTCGGTCAATCTGCCCACCAATATCATCAACACCAACCCAAACGGGCGTAAGGCAACCGGCTTCTTTATTACCTCGGCCGTACGCAGTAAAACAGTCTCGGTAACGGATGCCAATATTCGGGTAAGGGCAGACTGACGGGGCCGAAACGAGGTTCAGAATAGCCTGATAACCTCATCGATTGGCTTCGGAGAGCCAGTGGAACTGGCGTTCGGCAAGCTGAAAATGACGTTTCTGACGGGTTAGGGCAACCATGACTGAGTCGTTCCTGATTTTTCCGCGTAGCACCACATGGTTGGTATCCGGCATAGTATACTGCATGGTGAACAGTGCCGCCGAATCGGACGGGGATTTCTTAAAGGCAATCGTATGTGCCAGTGAATCGAATGAATAATTGAAGTAACCCCGCCGGTAACGCTGTCGGAAGAGCGTATCAGCGGTCTGAATACTTCCTGAAGTATTGGGTTCGAAGATAACATCTTTCCAGCGCAGGCTGTCGGCCACGTTACCCTGAAACTGATCGACCGAGAAGAAGCCCGTTGTCAGTCTCTTCGATGCACTCGAATCAGTCGGCCCAAACGCCCTCTGGTACGACCCGTACAGCGGCATCCCGATAAACAGGATAACAAACGCTATTTTCAGCGTTACCCGCGTCCCTCGCATCCACTTTTCAGGGAGTTCAACTTGCGGTGCGGGTTGGGTAGCTTTGTTATAAATAAAGAAATTGAGCAGGCGTTTGGCATCGCTCAGCAGCAGAACGTTGCTCAGGATAAACAGGTGGGCAGAAAACAGCTTGACCGGAATATCGTAGCAAAAATTTAATACCATAACGTTAAGAAAAACACTGGCAGCCACAAAAGCCCCAAGCGTACTGGTTTGTCGGAAGAGCAACAGAAGCCCTGCCAGTACCTCTACCGCACCCGAGAAAAACTGATAGGGTGTTGAGTAGCCAATGAAATACCAGGATAAGCGCATGGGCAGCAAGTCGCCCAGCGGGGTAGCCAGGGCACTCATCGACGGAAAGACCATTTGCAACCCGAACAGCTTGATGATGCCGTAGCTCAGGGCAATTAGTGCCACGTAGTACCGCACCAGCACCATGAGCCAGTAGTAGGCGACGTCATAATTCCTGCGTTTGTCGACGATGGACCATATCAGCGCACCCACAACGGCGGTCAGGATAAAAAAACACAACTGGGCATAGCCATAAGATGTATCGCCACTCCCATTCAGCGGCACCAGGACGTCTTTAATGTGAAAAATGTACGCATTAGCCTGGTTAACCAGCCACTCTTCGGCCAGACCGTAATACTTGCCAATTAAATTCAGAAGGGGCAAATCGCCGATCCAGGCCCAGGGCGATGTGAACAGCAGAATGTAAATACAGCCGAAGCGAAAGAGCAACGTATGCCATAGAGGCCATTTGTGGGCAGGAGTAGTGACGTCAAAGGTCATAAAAGGATAAGTTGGTGTGTAGTGCAGTGGCCGAAGCCCGCTTATCCAAATATAATCAAATACGCAACGCTATCTACCCCCGAATCAGCTTTTTAGCTTTCAGAAACTCGTACGTCATCACTTCTTTCCCGGGGTTAAGCACGACCTGTTTCAGCACTTCGCAGATAAATAGCTCATGGTCGCCCGCATCGGTGCTGTGCATGACGCGGCATTGCGCATACCCAATGGCTTCGGTTAAATACGGGCAGTTGCGGCTATCGAGGGCATGGGGCAGATTTTTAAATTTGTTCTTTTCCCGACCCGACTGCTGACCAAGTTTACGAATTAATCGGGTTTGGTCGGTTGCCAGCAGGTTCACGTTCAGGATGCCGCTCTCCCGTACCAGCTCAATGGTGTAATCGACTTTGTACAAGGCCACAGCCAGCACTTTACCGCCCATATCCGTTTGCATGACCCACGCGGCAATGTTGGCGTTCGACCTGCCATTCGCTACCGCCGTAACACTGTGGATGTCGTAGTTTTTAAATTTCAGCAGACGTTTGGGCATAGAGTTTGGTTATTAAGCACATCGGTACGAAGTACACGGCGTTTTTGTACGTAAGGTTGCAGTTTGTAGCATTAACTTTGTATCGAACGAAGCGATTTGCTCTTCTGTTCTTTTACTAGTGATTCATTTGTGAGTCAAGTTTGACGTAGTGATTTCGCTCTTTTAGACTTTCACTCTTTCACAGCCCGGTCAATGAAATCGTTCGACATACCTGATTATTACCGTAGCAGCATTATTACGCCACTGAAAGAATTTCGGCGGAAACGTGACAAGCTGAAGCGAGACTTTACCCCTACCCTGCTGGATTTCGGCCCGATTCGGCTGTTGATTGCCCGCCACTTCGGATTCTGCTACGGAGTCGAAAACGCCGTTGAGATTGCCTATAAAGCCATTGCCGAAAATCCCGGCAAGCGCATTTTCCTGCTTAGCGAGATGATTCACAACCCCGACGTGAACGCTGACTTGCAAAGCCGGGGCGTCCGGTTTATTATGGATACCAAAGGGAATCAGCTGATTCCCTGGTCTGAGCTGGCCCCCGAAGACGTTGTGATCATCCCGGCCTTCGGAACAACCCTGGAAACCCAGCACCAGCTGTCGGCGCTTGGGCTCGACGTTGCCAAATACGATACGACCTGCCCTTTTGTCGAGAAAGTCTGGAACAAGGCCGGGCAGATTGGCCAAAAAGACTACACGGTCGTTGTACACGGCAAGCCAAGCCACGAAGAAACGCGGGCAACTTTTTCTCACAGCAAAGAAGCAGCCCCCACCGTAGTTGTCAGAGATATGGCACAGGCACAGCGGTTGGCAAAATACATTACGGGTGAGTTACCGGTCGATGAATTTTATAGTGAGTTTGCCGGGCAATACTCCCTTGGCTTTGAGCCGGAACGTGACCTGCAGCGCATTGGCGTTGTGAACCAAACCACCATGCTGGCGTCGGACACCCAAAGCATTGCCGACTATTTGAAGCAGGTTATGGTGCAGAAGTACGCCCTGACCCCGGCCACGACCGAAGCTCATTTTGCCAACACCCGGGATACGCTCTGCTACGCCACCAACGATAACCAGGACGCTACCTACGCGCTGCTGACCTACCCGGCCGATTTCGCCATCGTTGCCGGTGGCTATAATTCGTCGAATACGTCGCACATCGTTGAGCTTTGCGAACAGAAGTTACCAACCTACTTCATCGAATCAGAGCAGAAAATCCTCTCCGACAAGCTCATTCGTCACTTTAACGGGCACACAAAAGAGGAAATCGTTACCGAAAACTTCATTCCCGAAAGTTCCTCTGCCAACCCCGTCACCGTGCTGCTCACCTGCGGAGCCTCCTGCCCGGATGCCGTTGTGGAAGGTATTCTGCTGAAGCTGGTCAGCTTTTTCCCGGATGCCCGACCACTGGCCAAAGTTACCGGGGAGTTTACCCAGTAAGCTTAGGGCGTTCGGACAATCACCTCCCGGCTCTCGTTCTGTAACCGATCGAGGGCGGTTACCACGTAAACGTATTTCTTTTTCGGGTCGGCTGTCTTGTCGATGTAGCGTGTGCTGGCTTCGCCCATGCACTGCGCTAGTATATAGCGGGGGTCATCCAGCCGTAAGTGGGGTTTTCGTCCTTCAAACCGGTATACCACATACGAAGTAGCAATGTCGCCATCCTGCGCTTCGGGCGATTCATGCCAGTACAACTCGACGCCTTCGCTGGTGATGGCGGCTTTTAAATCGCGGGGCGGCAAAGGCGGAATACTGTCCAGCCATTTCATAGTGGGTATAAGGGCCGGATGCCGGTAAAAATTGGTCTGGAGTGAATCGCGAATTGAAAGCGGGTTTATTTGCAGGTTTTTGGCACTAAAAAATACGCTGCCTTTCACAACTTGCTGCTGCCGATTATACCGCATCTGATCCGGAAATTCCGTTGGCCGCCACCAGCCGGGGTCCCGTTCGGAGCCGCGCCCGACGCGGTACGCACCGTGCCCAATGTATAAATGGCAATTCTCCGTACAATTGCGGGTCCACCAGTCGACCAGTGTCTTATAAGGCACCTTGCTAAACTCAGAGCTGAAATAAACCTGCGGAACAACATAGTCGATCAGGCCCTCGCGCACCCATTTACGGGTGTCGGCATACAGCTCGTAGTAGGCCTGACCGCCGTTCGTAGCGGACCCTTCGGGGTCGCTGCTTTTATTTTTCCAGATGCCGAAGGGGCTGATTCCGAATTTCACCCAGGGCTTGTTCGCTCTAATGGAGTCCCGAAGTTCCTTAACCAGTTTCGTCACGTTATCCCGTCGCCAGTCGGGTTTGCTCATGCCGTTAGAATTGGCCTTATAAGTGCTATCGTCCCGCAGAACCTGACCGGGTTCGGCGTAGGGATAGAAATAATCGTCGAAATGAATGCCGTCAACATCGTATTCGCGCACCACATTGGCCACGATCCCGGCAATGTAGGAGCGAACGGCAGGAATCCCCAGGTTGAAAAGCTTCCGTCCACCATACATCAGCATCCATTCGGGTTTCCTATTGACGATGTTTGAGGGGGCCACACTGGCAGTTTTGCTGAAAGTGGCCCGGTCGAGGTTAAACCAGGCATGAAACTCCAGCCCGCGCCCGTGCGCCTGATCGATCATGAACTCCAGGGGATCATAGAACGGCTCCGGGGCTAACCCCTGCTGCCCCGTAAGCCATTCTGACCACGGTTCCGA is a window of Spirosoma linguale DSM 74 DNA encoding:
- a CDS encoding TonB-dependent receptor plug (PFAM: TonB-dependent receptor plug~KEGG: hypothetical protein); amino-acid sequence: MKHILPFWLCSLLIYFMPLQSGSAQASLNTAGNSTQAKGVRGAALTISGYIKDAGNGEGLIGVSVYVKETGTGAVTNSYGFYAVTLPAGSYNLVISYVGYTRQTRTVDLVDRNVRLDLELSQEGKQLQEVVVSTKREDDNVKNIEMSVNRIDVKTLQRIPALLGEVDVIRSIQLLPGVSTVGEGATGFNVRGGSIDQNLVLLDEAPVYNSSHLFGFFSVFNPDAVKDVKLIKGGIPANYGGRIASILDVRLKEGNAKKPELNGGIGLIFSRLSYERPLFNGKGSFIVAARRSYADVLAQPFLTGDLKGAKFYFYDLTAKGNYRINDKNTVFLSGYLGRDVFGSDFGFNWGNTTLSARWNHVFSDRLFLNTTAYYSNYDYSLNSDLKGKRPNDFFRTDSRIVDYSLKPDFSLFLGKNTITFGGQVIAHDFQPGTATAASSGSVRTFGIASKRAMEAALYVGNEQQLTPKLQLQYGLRYSLFNYVGEGEAYTFRTDVPLGSRREVITTVGYRGGEVIKTYGNWEPRFSTKLDLSDNSSLKFSYNRMAQYIHLVSNTTASTPLDIWTPSTNNIKPQIADQVAGGYFKNFGRSSGTGSEFEASVEVYYKWLQNQIDYIDGASLILNKYLEGDLLSGKGRAYGAEFYVKRNTGVVNGWISYTLAKTERQVDGINNNNWYPTRFDKRHTLTSVLLFDPPHAKRWNFSATFTLASGTPGTFPTNRFEYQGYVVPQNTDNARNNYRIPAYHRLDLAATLQGRKRPGKRKDDNWVFSIYNVYARKNAFSVYFQPNADSPRVTEAIRYSVFATLIPSVTYNFKL
- a CDS encoding flavin reductase domain protein FMN-binding protein (PFAM: flavin reductase domain protein FMN-binding~KEGG: bxe:Bxe_C0162 flavin reductase-like protein), with protein sequence MPKRLLKFKNYDIHSVTAVANGRSNANIAAWVMQTDMGGKVLAVALYKVDYTIELVRESGILNVNLLATDQTRLIRKLGQQSGREKNKFKNLPHALDSRNCPYLTEAIGYAQCRVMHSTDAGDHELFICEVLKQVVLNPGKEVMTYEFLKAKKLIRG
- a CDS encoding conserved hypothetical protein (KEGG: mxa:MXAN_6633 hypothetical protein), whose protein sequence is MTFDVTTPAHKWPLWHTLLFRFGCIYILLFTSPWAWIGDLPLLNLIGKYYGLAEEWLVNQANAYIFHIKDVLVPLNGSGDTSYGYAQLCFFILTAVVGALIWSIVDKRRNYDVAYYWLMVLVRYYVALIALSYGIIKLFGLQMVFPSMSALATPLGDLLPMRLSWYFIGYSTPYQFFSGAVEVLAGLLLLFRQTSTLGAFVAASVFLNVMVLNFCYDIPVKLFSAHLFILSNVLLLSDAKRLLNFFIYNKATQPAPQVELPEKWMRGTRVTLKIAFVILFIGMPLYGSYQRAFGPTDSSASKRLTTGFFSVDQFQGNVADSLRWKDVIFEPNTSGSIQTADTLFRQRYRRGYFNYSFDSLAHTIAFKKSPSDSAALFTMQYTMPDTNHVVLRGKIRNDSVMVALTRQKRHFQLAERQFHWLSEANR